In a single window of the Callithrix jacchus isolate 240 chromosome 1, calJac240_pri, whole genome shotgun sequence genome:
- the LOC118147325 gene encoding cadherin EGF LAG seven-pass G-type receptor 1-like — MGATVPWFDAIQEEFPRELQSSVSFPADFFKPPEEKEGPLGRPAGWRTTPQTMSPGLGTKREAPISRWRRHPDVAGQFAVALVIMYQTLGQFLPELYDPDRRSLR; from the exons ATGGGAGCCACAGTGCCATGGTTCGACGCTATTCAGGAAGAGTTCCCCAGGGAGCTGCAGTCCTCCGTCTCCTTCCCAGCTGACTTCTTCAAACCACCTGAAGAAAAAG AAGGCCCCCTGGGGAGGCCGGCTGGCTGGAGGACCACCCCGCAGACCATGAGCCCTGGCCTGGGCACCAAGAGGGAGGCTCCTATCAGCAGGTGGAGGCGACACCCTGATGTTGCTGGCCAGTTCGCCGTTGCTCTGGTCATCATGTACCAGACCCTGGGGCAGTTTCTGCCCGAGCTCTATGACCCAGACCGCCGAAGCCTTCGGTAA